Proteins from a single region of Haloarchaeobius litoreus:
- a CDS encoding FIMAH domain-containing protein, whose translation MTNERPIEDARCWLLNTADMEVAVHVNYHGSPLTTIKPEEDQPAFTIDSDASGIYGTYTFEAVETDDPDDTVLASVSVLFEENDSYAAVFRQVDDAEYEFSVYENDFSPSGDTRFEIRHTGLAAEVDWTLEPKPEADPSIPDDERSGTLQRGEWQQAIDVTENEYRLEVLVDGEVVAFRQDLELEANRMIVVYLVGDPKPWMGSDEKEGHIFRQEYQIQTGEHREDEVTPPADPYTETDDNQTIEFDLDPVELYHTNRTEVELAATDPDGIVDDLAIESAEPYSDGFVVPDESVDRAFAIGGETTATLLVKPKVPPASYEVDIVSNPGSLGERAVATLPVEVAPVTVDRLQVLVDAYHAGDEMTDAIAAQLTDVLEHADEHRQDGETAAACSDLKQVIDTVGEHKDEGISEPASLDIETEAKALRAYLSCG comes from the coding sequence ATGACGAACGAACGACCCATCGAAGACGCCCGCTGCTGGCTGCTCAACACGGCGGACATGGAAGTCGCCGTGCACGTCAACTACCACGGCTCGCCCCTGACGACCATCAAGCCGGAGGAGGACCAGCCCGCGTTCACCATCGACTCGGACGCGAGCGGTATCTACGGCACGTACACGTTCGAGGCCGTCGAGACGGACGACCCCGACGACACCGTCCTCGCCTCCGTCTCGGTGCTGTTCGAGGAGAACGACAGCTACGCCGCCGTCTTCCGCCAGGTCGACGACGCCGAGTACGAGTTCTCCGTCTACGAGAACGACTTCTCCCCCTCGGGCGACACCCGCTTCGAGATCCGGCACACCGGGCTCGCGGCGGAGGTCGACTGGACCCTGGAGCCGAAGCCCGAGGCCGACCCCAGCATCCCGGACGACGAGCGGAGCGGCACGCTCCAGCGCGGCGAGTGGCAGCAGGCCATCGACGTCACCGAGAACGAGTACCGGCTGGAGGTGCTCGTCGATGGCGAGGTCGTCGCGTTCAGGCAGGACCTCGAACTCGAGGCCAACCGGATGATCGTGGTGTACCTCGTCGGCGACCCGAAGCCGTGGATGGGCTCTGACGAGAAGGAGGGCCACATCTTCCGCCAGGAGTACCAGATCCAGACCGGCGAGCACCGCGAGGACGAGGTGACACCGCCCGCAGACCCGTACACGGAGACGGACGACAACCAGACCATCGAGTTCGACCTCGACCCGGTCGAGCTCTACCACACGAACCGGACCGAGGTCGAGCTCGCCGCGACCGACCCAGACGGAATCGTCGACGACCTCGCCATCGAGAGCGCGGAGCCGTACTCGGACGGGTTCGTCGTCCCGGACGAGAGCGTCGACCGGGCGTTCGCCATCGGCGGCGAGACGACCGCGACGCTGCTCGTGAAACCGAAGGTCCCACCCGCGAGCTACGAGGTGGACATCGTCTCCAACCCCGGGAGCCTCGGTGAACGGGCCGTGGCCACCCTCCCGGTCGAGGTCGCACCCGTCACCGTCGACCGGCTCCAGGTGCTGGTCGACGCCTACCACGCCGGGGACGAGATGACGGACGCCATCGCGGCCCAGCTCACCGACGTCCTCGAACACGCCGACGAGCATCGCCAGGACGGCGAGACCGCCGCGGCGTGCAGCGACCTCAAACAGGTAATCGACACGGTCGGCGAGCACAAGGACGAGGGGATCAGCGAGCCCGCATCGCTCGACATCGAGACCGAGGCGAAGGCACTTCGGGCGTACCTCAGTTGCGGGTGA
- a CDS encoding ion transporter, translating into MRSVRSLVVDVSNGLDGDGQMSAVEAVVLCLIVANTVAVVLESVDGVAAQYGPLLDAVEYVVVGLFTVEFAVRVVGRTLDVDDGASLRDPYLLVDLLAIVPFYVGLALGIGGLHASSFGRILRFLKLVRYVDGVDLIVQVVRRKRGDLLVSGFVTGVLWVLAASAMYFAEHDAQPETFSSIPATLWWAGVTITTVGYGDVYPVTPLGRVVGVVVSFLGVGVAAVPSSILVSGLLEASTPDDPRCPHCDRRIGE; encoded by the coding sequence GTGAGAAGCGTCCGGAGTCTCGTCGTCGACGTGTCGAACGGGCTCGACGGCGACGGGCAGATGAGCGCGGTCGAGGCGGTGGTGCTGTGTCTCATCGTCGCGAACACGGTCGCGGTCGTTCTGGAGTCCGTCGACGGCGTCGCCGCCCAGTACGGACCGCTCCTCGACGCCGTCGAGTACGTCGTTGTCGGCCTGTTCACGGTCGAGTTCGCGGTCAGGGTGGTTGGCCGGACGCTCGACGTCGACGACGGCGCGAGCCTGCGCGACCCCTACCTGCTGGTCGACCTGCTCGCTATCGTCCCGTTCTACGTCGGGCTGGCCCTCGGCATCGGCGGCCTCCACGCCTCCAGCTTCGGTCGGATCCTGCGGTTCCTCAAACTCGTCCGGTACGTCGACGGCGTGGACCTCATCGTCCAGGTGGTCCGCCGGAAGCGGGGCGACCTCCTCGTCTCCGGGTTCGTAACCGGCGTGCTCTGGGTACTGGCCGCGAGCGCGATGTACTTCGCCGAGCACGACGCCCAGCCGGAGACGTTCTCGAGCATCCCGGCGACGCTCTGGTGGGCCGGCGTCACCATCACGACCGTCGGGTACGGTGACGTCTACCCCGTCACACCGCTCGGGCGGGTCGTCGGGGTCGTCGTCTCCTTCCTCGGCGTCGGCGTGGCCGCCGTTCCGTCGAGCATCCTCGTCTCCGGCCTCCTCGAAGCTAGCACCCCGGACGACCCCCGGTGCCCCCACTGTGACCGACGGATCGGCGAGTGA
- a CDS encoding DUF7556 family protein, with the protein MSDSTDLVSLREEVDGEVWFIIADPDRPNAWLGMHQTATASLPNWR; encoded by the coding sequence ATGTCCGACAGCACCGACCTCGTCTCGCTGCGGGAGGAGGTAGACGGTGAGGTGTGGTTCATCATCGCCGACCCGGACCGGCCGAACGCGTGGCTGGGGATGCATCAGACCGCGACGGCGTCGCTCCCCAACTGGCGCTGA
- a CDS encoding transcription initiation factor IIB: MSFHQTQPRPQTNRTDAAADQCPECNGSLVSDPQRGERSCSECGLVVAEDKIDEGPEWRTTDATDGSQPSRVGPPVTKTQHDDGLSTTIDWRNRDAKGNALDSQQRERMRRLRKWNSRFKTRDSKERGLKHALGEIDRMASSLGLPEDVRETASIIYRRALRADLLPGRSIEGVATAALYAAARQSALPRSLKETATVSRVDRREVVQTYRYLLRELELGVEPADPEHYLVRFVSKLGLDSCVEHRARELLDAAREENVTVGKSPVSLAAAAVYAAALVVDDAERLTQDTVSEATDVGEATIRSRYRDLLKADETCPL, encoded by the coding sequence ATGAGTTTCCATCAGACCCAACCACGACCACAGACGAATCGTACGGACGCCGCGGCGGATCAGTGCCCGGAGTGCAACGGGTCCCTCGTGAGCGACCCACAGAGGGGGGAGCGGAGCTGTTCGGAGTGTGGGCTGGTCGTCGCCGAGGACAAGATCGACGAGGGCCCGGAGTGGCGTACCACGGACGCCACGGACGGGTCCCAGCCCTCGCGCGTCGGTCCACCGGTCACCAAGACACAGCACGACGACGGCCTCTCGACGACCATCGACTGGCGGAACCGGGACGCCAAGGGGAACGCGCTCGACTCCCAGCAGCGCGAGCGGATGCGTCGCCTCCGCAAGTGGAACAGCCGCTTCAAGACCCGTGACTCGAAGGAGCGCGGCCTCAAGCACGCCCTCGGCGAGATCGACCGGATGGCCAGCTCGCTCGGTCTGCCCGAAGACGTCCGCGAGACGGCGTCCATCATCTATCGGCGGGCGCTGAGAGCCGACCTGCTCCCCGGCCGCTCCATCGAGGGCGTCGCGACGGCCGCACTCTACGCGGCCGCACGCCAGTCCGCACTTCCCCGGAGCCTCAAGGAGACGGCGACCGTGAGCCGGGTCGACCGCCGCGAGGTGGTCCAGACGTACCGGTACCTCCTCCGCGAGCTCGAGCTCGGCGTCGAGCCCGCCGACCCCGAGCACTACCTCGTCCGGTTCGTCTCGAAGCTGGGGCTCGACAGCTGTGTCGAGCACCGGGCACGCGAGCTCCTCGACGCGGCCCGCGAAGAGAACGTGACCGTCGGCAAGAGCCCGGTGAGTCTCGCGGCGGCGGCCGTCTATGCGGCCGCGCTCGTGGTGGACGACGCCGAACGACTGACCCAGGACACCGTCTCCGAAGCCACCGACGTCGGTGAGGCCACCATCCGGTCGCGCTACCGGGACCTCCTGAAGGCGGACGAGACCTGTCCGCTCTGA
- a CDS encoding helix-turn-helix transcriptional regulator → MSDNDSERTTEGHEQTDTDEAHERHLRTMGRSNPDRGDHTVSVEGCRRRPHGDTTWVELTGFQRDLLTCIRRLDDGTTIPTGTTIKEAMESLYGETINHGRLYQNLNHLAECDCIDKVVVDGRTNAYYLTDGAIEMLDETAKHLVSTCGLQQSITES, encoded by the coding sequence ATGTCAGACAACGATTCAGAACGGACGACTGAAGGGCACGAACAGACAGACACCGACGAAGCACACGAACGGCACCTGAGGACGATGGGTCGGTCGAACCCCGACCGGGGCGACCACACCGTCAGCGTGGAGGGCTGCCGGCGACGCCCGCACGGCGACACCACGTGGGTCGAGCTGACCGGGTTCCAGCGCGACCTGCTGACCTGCATCCGGCGGCTCGACGACGGGACGACCATCCCGACCGGGACGACCATCAAGGAGGCGATGGAGTCGCTGTACGGCGAGACGATCAACCACGGTCGCCTCTACCAGAACCTCAACCATCTGGCGGAGTGCGACTGCATCGACAAGGTGGTCGTCGACGGCAGGACGAACGCGTACTACCTGACCGACGGAGCCATCGAGATGCTGGACGAGACGGCGAAACACCTCGTCTCGACGTGCGGCCTCCAGCAGTCCATCACCGAGTCCTGA
- a CDS encoding alkaline phosphatase D family protein, whose protein sequence is MPRSTSPSDGRTASGKPAGMPHIDIRARDHCLGDLPDGTCEVTTDGDTDRVFPLSVASGGPTPDGVILWTRVAPSAYRAGTPLSLTVAEDPELERVVSHGRIPSTDFDGRHDHTVRIDLDGELEPDRHYHYRFVYDGVASRTGRCRTLPEPDDSPDSLRLAMVSCQHYQNGYFGAFDHLAAEDLDFVLHLGDYIYDSADDRYRSPVADEYPGRDVSLPSAKDIAASLEDFRELYRTYRRDRSLQAAHERHTFIRTWDDHAITNNRYWDYEADAQAAPDHPRGDDPAFMRQLTADGIQAWWEYTPSRVDYDPEADHLHDAFQLWRSVEFGELATLVLTDERLYRTHHPGHLRSRLAASEPDRTMLGESQREWFLDTVGDDDARWTVWANEVLSMPFRVGVGRLSIAAKPDTWAGYAHERDRVFAALGEVENAVTLTGDMHTSLAGYQRLPDGSRAGVELMTPSVTSVNLAEGLGIEGGLLGRVTRPLLSGLVKLMNPQFEFFDSHHWGYAVVEFTADACTYTAYSVDKEVSGQEADSEPLASYRVPAGRTELHRRPAGAG, encoded by the coding sequence ATGCCACGTTCGACGAGCCCCTCCGACGGTCGCACCGCCAGCGGGAAGCCGGCAGGGATGCCCCACATCGACATCCGAGCACGGGACCACTGCCTCGGCGACCTCCCTGACGGTACGTGCGAGGTCACCACGGACGGCGACACCGACCGCGTGTTCCCGCTCTCGGTCGCCAGTGGTGGCCCGACACCAGACGGGGTGATTCTCTGGACCCGAGTCGCACCGTCGGCGTACCGGGCTGGCACGCCGCTCTCCCTCACCGTCGCCGAGGACCCCGAGCTGGAGCGCGTCGTCTCACACGGCCGCATCCCCAGCACGGACTTCGACGGCCGTCACGACCACACCGTGCGGATCGACCTCGACGGCGAACTCGAACCGGACCGGCACTACCACTACCGTTTCGTCTACGACGGCGTCGCCTCCAGGACCGGCCGCTGTCGAACGCTCCCGGAACCGGACGACTCACCGGACAGCCTCCGGCTCGCCATGGTGAGCTGTCAACACTACCAGAACGGATACTTCGGCGCGTTCGACCACCTGGCGGCGGAGGACCTCGACTTCGTCCTCCACCTCGGCGACTACATCTACGACTCGGCGGACGACCGCTACCGCTCGCCCGTCGCCGACGAGTATCCCGGGCGGGACGTCTCCCTTCCGAGCGCGAAGGACATCGCTGCCTCGCTGGAGGACTTCCGGGAGCTCTACCGGACCTACCGGCGTGACCGGTCCCTCCAGGCCGCCCACGAGCGTCACACGTTCATCCGGACCTGGGACGACCACGCCATCACGAACAACCGCTACTGGGACTACGAGGCCGACGCCCAGGCGGCTCCGGACCACCCGCGCGGCGACGACCCCGCGTTCATGCGGCAGCTGACCGCCGACGGCATCCAGGCCTGGTGGGAGTACACACCCTCGCGGGTCGACTACGACCCGGAGGCGGACCATCTGCACGACGCGTTCCAGCTCTGGCGGTCCGTCGAGTTCGGCGAGCTGGCGACCCTCGTCCTGACCGACGAACGGCTCTACCGGACCCACCACCCCGGACACCTGAGGAGTCGGCTGGCCGCCAGCGAGCCGGACCGGACGATGCTCGGCGAGAGCCAGCGTGAGTGGTTCCTCGACACGGTCGGCGACGACGACGCGAGGTGGACGGTCTGGGCGAACGAGGTGCTCTCGATGCCGTTCCGCGTCGGTGTGGGCCGGCTCTCCATCGCCGCGAAACCGGACACGTGGGCCGGCTACGCACACGAGCGCGACCGGGTGTTCGCTGCGCTCGGCGAGGTCGAGAACGCCGTGACACTCACGGGTGATATGCACACCTCCCTCGCCGGGTACCAGCGGCTCCCTGACGGGTCACGCGCCGGCGTCGAGTTGATGACGCCGTCGGTGACGAGCGTCAACCTCGCCGAGGGGCTGGGCATCGAGGGGGGGCTGCTCGGTCGGGTGACGCGACCCCTGCTGTCCGGGCTCGTGAAGCTGATGAACCCGCAGTTCGAGTTCTTCGACAGCCACCACTGGGGTTACGCGGTCGTCGAGTTCACGGCTGATGCCTGCACGTACACCGCGTACAGCGTCGACAAGGAGGTTTCCGGACAGGAGGCCGACAGCGAACCCCTCGCCAGCTATCGGGTCCCGGCCGGGCGGACCGAACTACACCGGCGGCCGGCCGGGGCAGGGTAG
- a CDS encoding alkaline phosphatase D family protein, with the protein MQPDAYLEDGCPPGEFSEDLEPVPLDHGTVVGDVTAKTAVVWTRTDGPALVHLTYWRADSTGDRERVTPLPSVEADDCTVRFRLADLQPDTGYEYQLWAAAGFGAGAISEPLGEPTTGRFRTAPAPDESGPVSLVWTGDTWGQGRAPPYQVPAQMADRDPDCFLYLGDTIYADHGTPALPDGEPETVDDYRAKYREVRAEAPNLRELLASTATVAIWDDHEVGNDWAGTEEPRLPAARQAFLEYWPVDQHPSVTGEDEGRLYRSFQWGSELALFVLDSRQYRDDNTETDGPEKTMLGDEQREWLKEGLAETDATFTLVASSVSLSSPSSAAGARDSWADGDADTGFEHELDELLSHICQEVDSTVVWLTGDRHFARVASFDIDGDGRPELYEALASPMGAAPRDPGVPDTTFGPNIHYEEGGKYEYGEFYNFGEVRVEDGSLSISIFDKVGDRRCRVTIDADGDGWPTVEDTRTLSGPSLMGTLRRSFDDFSRLWR; encoded by the coding sequence ATGCAACCGGACGCGTACCTCGAAGACGGCTGTCCCCCGGGGGAGTTCTCGGAGGACCTCGAACCGGTCCCGCTCGACCACGGCACGGTCGTCGGCGACGTGACGGCGAAGACCGCGGTGGTCTGGACCAGGACCGACGGTCCGGCCCTCGTCCACCTGACGTACTGGAGGGCCGACTCGACGGGGGACCGCGAACGTGTCACCCCCCTGCCGAGCGTCGAGGCGGACGACTGCACGGTCCGGTTCAGGCTGGCCGACCTCCAGCCCGACACCGGGTACGAATACCAGCTCTGGGCGGCTGCCGGGTTCGGCGCGGGCGCTATCTCGGAGCCCCTCGGGGAGCCGACGACGGGACGGTTCAGGACTGCGCCCGCACCCGACGAGTCGGGCCCCGTGTCGCTCGTCTGGACCGGGGATACGTGGGGACAGGGCCGGGCACCGCCGTATCAGGTCCCGGCGCAGATGGCGGACCGCGACCCGGACTGCTTCCTCTACCTCGGCGACACCATCTACGCCGACCACGGGACGCCCGCGCTGCCCGACGGCGAGCCGGAGACCGTCGACGACTACCGGGCGAAGTACCGGGAGGTCCGGGCGGAGGCACCGAACCTCCGCGAGCTGCTGGCGTCGACGGCGACCGTCGCCATCTGGGACGACCACGAGGTCGGCAACGACTGGGCGGGGACCGAGGAGCCGCGGCTCCCGGCGGCTCGACAGGCGTTCCTCGAGTACTGGCCGGTCGACCAGCACCCGTCCGTCACGGGCGAAGACGAGGGGAGACTCTACCGCTCGTTCCAGTGGGGGTCGGAGCTGGCACTGTTCGTGCTCGACTCGCGGCAGTACCGGGACGACAACACCGAGACGGACGGCCCGGAGAAGACGATGCTGGGCGACGAACAGCGCGAGTGGCTGAAGGAGGGCCTGGCGGAGACCGACGCCACGTTCACGCTGGTGGCGAGCAGTGTCTCGCTGTCCAGTCCGTCGAGCGCGGCCGGGGCCAGAGACTCGTGGGCCGACGGCGACGCGGACACCGGGTTCGAACACGAACTGGACGAACTGCTCTCGCACATCTGTCAGGAGGTGGACAGTACGGTCGTCTGGCTCACCGGCGACCGGCACTTCGCCCGGGTGGCGTCGTTCGACATCGACGGCGACGGCCGCCCGGAGCTGTACGAGGCACTGGCGAGTCCGATGGGGGCCGCGCCACGCGACCCCGGGGTGCCCGACACGACCTTCGGCCCGAACATCCACTACGAGGAGGGCGGGAAGTACGAGTACGGCGAGTTCTACAACTTCGGGGAGGTGCGTGTCGAGGACGGCTCGCTGTCCATCTCGATCTTCGACAAGGTCGGGGACCGGCGGTGCCGGGTGACCATCGACGCGGACGGCGACGGCTGGCCCACGGTCGAGGACACCCGGACGCTCTCGGGGCCCTCTCTCATGGGGACGCTCCGTCGGTCGTTCGACGATTTCTCGCGGCTCTGGCGCTGA
- a CDS encoding HAD family hydrolase, which yields MQQAIFFDLDGTLLHLTRGYGELLAETFRSVEGECRDEWLTSYDEAFFEAFQACEPEPSRRAFATVSDEPDALAMQLLELEAEYSRVPDGAHADLAALGERYELGVLTNGMSEWQREKLRANGLDRHFDVVITSYEAGAHKPEPAPIAAAERALDAPTYGMVGDSDADIEGAERQGWAALRYDGQRFRDAPAAFGWE from the coding sequence GTGCAGCAAGCGATATTCTTCGATCTGGACGGCACCCTCCTCCATCTCACGCGAGGGTACGGGGAGCTCCTCGCGGAGACGTTCCGGTCGGTCGAGGGCGAGTGCCGCGACGAGTGGCTGACCAGCTACGACGAGGCGTTCTTCGAGGCGTTCCAGGCGTGCGAGCCGGAGCCGTCTCGCCGGGCGTTCGCAACCGTCAGCGACGAGCCGGACGCGCTCGCGATGCAGCTCCTCGAACTCGAGGCCGAGTACAGTCGAGTTCCGGACGGGGCCCATGCGGACCTCGCCGCGCTGGGGGAGCGCTACGAGCTCGGTGTCCTGACCAACGGGATGTCCGAGTGGCAGCGCGAGAAGCTCCGGGCGAACGGCCTCGACCGGCACTTCGACGTCGTAATCACGTCCTACGAGGCCGGCGCGCACAAGCCCGAACCGGCTCCGATCGCGGCCGCAGAGCGTGCGTTGGACGCACCGACCTACGGCATGGTCGGCGACTCCGACGCCGACATCGAGGGTGCGGAGCGACAGGGTTGGGCGGCGTTGCGGTACGACGGACAGCGGTTCCGTGACGCGCCGGCCGCGTTCGGCTGGGAGTGA